The following proteins are co-located in the Conyzicola lurida genome:
- a CDS encoding EVE domain-containing protein → MTAPEPRYWIDTVSLDHVETAVRGGFTQSDHGANTRLRNMAAGDHMVFYSPRTSLQGGTPVQQFTALGVVTGTESYQAVVSDDFRPWRLDVEYEESTPADAKPLVPLLSFVTDKQHWGMPFRRGLFTIPAADFAVIADAMGARVGR, encoded by the coding sequence ATGACCGCGCCTGAGCCCCGGTACTGGATCGACACGGTCAGCCTCGACCACGTGGAGACGGCCGTCCGCGGCGGATTCACCCAGTCGGACCACGGCGCGAACACCCGCCTGCGGAACATGGCCGCGGGCGACCACATGGTGTTCTACTCTCCCCGCACCTCCTTGCAGGGCGGCACCCCGGTGCAGCAGTTCACCGCGCTCGGAGTGGTGACCGGCACCGAGTCGTACCAGGCCGTGGTCAGCGACGACTTCCGCCCGTGGCGCCTCGACGTCGAGTACGAGGAGTCGACTCCGGCGGACGCCAAGCCGCTCGTGCCGCTGCTGAGCTTCGTGACCGACAAGCAGCACTGGGGCATGCCGTTCCGCCGCGGACTGTTCACCATTCCGGCGGCCGACTTCGCGGTGATCGCCGACGCCATGGGTGCACGCGTCGGGCGCTGA
- a CDS encoding ABC transporter ATP-binding protein, translating into MTANTPAPELSEDEKRELELAEKARIASDSWDSVAPGKAANFGASFKRLIGLLRPHAFAFAFVSLLGTISVVLTVAAPRVLGEATNIIFEGFISAQLPPGVSKADAVEQLRAAGQDDLATMVGAMQINPGEGVDFGRLTQVLVLVLALYIVASVLSWLQGYVINVIMVRTMWRLRESVEAKINRMPLSHFDKVQRGDLLSRVTNDIDNITQMMQQSLSGALTAVLTVVGVLIMMFSISWQLALVALVSLPLMAVIFGIIGPKSQKAFGIQWRKMGLLNARVEESFSGHALVKVFGREQDSHDKFKAENEELYRASFKAQFLSGMIMPGMMFIGNLSFVGIAVLGGLMVASGQLRLGDVQAFIQYSQQFTQPLSELGGMAAVVQSGTASAERVFELLDSEEQEPDAADAPAPVDGDGTIVFENVAFSYTPEHPLIRDLSFSVKPGQTVAIVGPTGAGKTTLVNLIMRFYELNGGRILLDGQNIADLRRRDVRARTGMVLQDPWLFAGTIRENIRYGRQDATDEDVLEAARATYVDRFVHSLPDGYDTMLDEEASNVSAGEKQLITIARAFVAQPSVLILDEATSSVDTRTELLLQHGMAALRQGRTSFVIAHRLSTIRDADLILVMEAGDIVEQGTHEQLIKGEGAYYRLYNSQFEGATDIDAEFAATAGDFEPEPEPEPVTEK; encoded by the coding sequence ATGACCGCCAACACCCCGGCACCAGAGCTCAGCGAAGACGAGAAGCGCGAGCTCGAACTCGCCGAGAAGGCGCGCATCGCGTCGGACTCCTGGGACAGCGTCGCGCCCGGCAAGGCGGCGAACTTCGGTGCGAGCTTCAAGCGGCTCATCGGCCTGCTGCGCCCGCACGCGTTCGCGTTCGCCTTCGTGTCGCTGCTCGGCACCATCAGCGTCGTGCTCACCGTGGCCGCGCCGCGCGTGCTCGGCGAGGCGACCAACATCATCTTCGAGGGCTTCATCTCCGCCCAGCTGCCGCCCGGCGTCAGCAAGGCCGACGCCGTCGAGCAGCTACGCGCGGCCGGGCAGGACGACCTCGCCACGATGGTCGGTGCCATGCAGATCAACCCCGGCGAGGGCGTCGACTTCGGGCGACTGACCCAGGTGCTCGTGCTGGTGCTCGCGCTCTACATCGTCGCTTCCGTGCTCAGCTGGCTGCAGGGCTACGTGATCAACGTGATCATGGTGCGCACGATGTGGCGCCTGCGCGAGTCGGTCGAGGCGAAAATCAACCGCATGCCGCTGTCGCACTTCGACAAGGTGCAGCGCGGCGACCTCCTCAGTCGGGTGACCAACGACATCGACAACATCACGCAGATGATGCAGCAGTCGCTGTCGGGCGCGCTCACCGCCGTTCTCACCGTGGTCGGCGTGCTCATCATGATGTTCTCGATCTCGTGGCAGCTCGCCCTGGTCGCGCTGGTCAGCCTGCCGCTCATGGCCGTGATCTTCGGCATCATCGGCCCGAAGTCGCAGAAGGCGTTCGGCATCCAGTGGCGCAAGATGGGGCTGCTCAACGCTCGCGTCGAGGAGTCGTTCTCGGGTCACGCCCTCGTCAAGGTCTTCGGTCGCGAGCAGGACTCGCACGATAAGTTCAAGGCCGAGAACGAGGAGCTCTACCGGGCCAGCTTCAAGGCCCAGTTCCTGTCGGGCATGATCATGCCGGGCATGATGTTCATCGGGAACCTGTCGTTCGTCGGCATCGCGGTGCTCGGCGGTCTTATGGTCGCGAGCGGCCAGTTGCGTCTCGGCGACGTGCAGGCATTCATCCAGTACTCGCAGCAGTTCACCCAGCCGCTCTCCGAGCTCGGCGGCATGGCGGCCGTCGTGCAGTCGGGAACCGCCTCGGCGGAGCGCGTCTTCGAACTGCTCGACAGCGAGGAGCAGGAGCCCGACGCCGCCGACGCCCCGGCCCCCGTGGACGGCGACGGCACGATCGTGTTCGAGAACGTGGCGTTCTCGTACACGCCCGAGCACCCGCTGATCCGCGACCTGTCGTTCTCGGTGAAGCCCGGGCAGACGGTCGCGATCGTCGGTCCGACCGGCGCGGGAAAGACCACCCTCGTCAACCTCATCATGCGGTTCTACGAGCTGAACGGCGGGCGCATCCTGCTCGACGGCCAGAACATCGCCGACCTGCGCCGCCGCGACGTGCGCGCCCGCACCGGCATGGTGCTGCAGGATCCGTGGCTGTTCGCCGGCACGATCCGCGAGAACATCCGCTACGGGCGGCAGGATGCTACCGACGAGGACGTGCTCGAGGCGGCCCGCGCCACCTACGTCGACCGCTTCGTGCACTCGCTGCCCGACGGCTACGACACGATGCTCGACGAGGAGGCGTCCAACGTCTCCGCCGGCGAGAAGCAGCTCATCACCATTGCGCGCGCATTCGTCGCCCAGCCCTCGGTGCTCATCCTCGACGAGGCGACCTCGTCGGTCGACACCCGCACCGAGTTGCTGTTGCAGCACGGCATGGCGGCGCTCCGTCAGGGACGCACCTCGTTCGTGATCGCGCATCGGTTGTCGACGATCCGCGACGCCGACCTCATCCTCGTCATGGAGGCAGGCGACATCGTGGAGCAGGGCACGCACGAGCAGTTGATCAAGGGCGAGGGCGCCTACTACCGCCTCTACAACTCGCAGTTCGAGGGAGCTACCGACATCGACGCGGAGTTCGCGGCGACCGCGGGCGACTTCGAGCCGGAGCCGGAGCCCGAGCCCGTCACCGAGAAGTAG